One part of the Georgfuchsia toluolica genome encodes these proteins:
- a CDS encoding ATP-binding protein encodes MNFTNRLLPRLFLLLTVMMTVSALSWAALFVYAEQAPRARNFAQVLTSIVNLTRAALVAAAPERRGDLLLDLGQQEGVRIYAAEKNEAAVGEPDDSFLRDVLGNLRNSLGPDTKLTTEHYGNSGVFVLVDIEGDHYWIGLPRGRFDRSRSLQWLGWGVLGALVALLTAAAFVSRLTRPLKRLVAAARMVGEGRYPEPLPKDGPEELSAVATAFNQMTADLDRLDQDRALILAGISHDLRTPLTRLRMGIEMTTSDEATRDGMVADVEEMDRTIGQFLDFARSNETMAHQSENLRALLEEIAEQYRRRGIELGLDLADVGRISVNRATLRRAVGNLLDNATRYAGNGRQSGTIDLALYDDTESVTIEVRDRGPGIPMQETDRLLRPFTRLDDARSNPGGAGLGLAIVDRIARQHSGRVELAPRDGGGLVARIILPRR; translated from the coding sequence ATGAACTTCACCAACAGGTTGTTGCCGCGGCTGTTTTTGCTGTTGACGGTGATGATGACCGTCTCGGCACTAAGTTGGGCTGCGCTGTTTGTGTATGCGGAACAGGCGCCACGGGCACGCAACTTTGCCCAGGTTCTTACCAGTATCGTCAATCTGACCCGCGCTGCGCTCGTCGCCGCAGCGCCTGAACGGCGTGGCGATTTGCTGCTAGATCTCGGTCAGCAGGAAGGCGTACGCATCTATGCCGCGGAAAAAAACGAAGCGGCGGTCGGTGAACCTGACGATTCCTTTCTGCGCGACGTACTGGGCAATCTGCGCAATTCGCTGGGTCCCGATACGAAACTAACCACCGAGCATTACGGCAACTCCGGGGTGTTCGTTCTGGTCGATATCGAAGGCGACCACTATTGGATTGGTCTGCCGCGTGGAAGATTCGACCGATCGCGCTCATTGCAGTGGCTCGGTTGGGGCGTGCTGGGCGCGCTGGTTGCGCTGCTCACGGCTGCCGCCTTCGTTTCCCGATTGACGCGGCCCTTGAAGCGGCTGGTGGCAGCGGCGCGCATGGTTGGCGAAGGTCGCTATCCCGAGCCTCTGCCCAAAGACGGGCCCGAAGAACTGTCTGCGGTTGCCACCGCTTTCAACCAGATGACGGCTGACCTTGATCGCCTTGACCAGGATCGGGCGCTTATCCTGGCCGGCATCTCACACGATCTGCGTACGCCGCTCACTCGCTTGCGCATGGGCATTGAAATGACAACCTCCGATGAGGCAACCCGCGATGGCATGGTCGCCGATGTCGAGGAAATGGATCGCACCATCGGCCAGTTCCTTGATTTCGCCCGCAGCAATGAAACGATGGCGCATCAGAGCGAAAATCTGCGTGCCCTGCTGGAGGAAATAGCCGAACAATACCGCCGTCGCGGCATCGAACTCGGACTTGATCTTGCCGATGTCGGGCGGATATCCGTTAACCGCGCGACGCTGCGCCGTGCTGTCGGCAACTTGCTCGACAATGCCACTCGTTATGCCGGGAACGGCCGCCAGTCCGGCACGATCGATCTGGCCCTGTATGACGATACGGAGTCTGTGACGATTGAAGTTCGCGACCGCGGCCCCGGCATCCCGATGCAGGAAACCGATCGTCTGCTGCGGCCCTTTACCCGATTGGACGATGCGCGCAGCAACCCTGGCGGAGCTGGATTGGGGCTGGCCATCGTCGATCGCATAGCGCGCCAGCATTCAGGCCGCGTTGAACTGGCGCCACGCGATGGCGGCGGGCTTGTCGCACGCATAATCCTGCCGCGCCGGTAG
- the thrC gene encoding threonine synthase, translated as MHYISTRGHAEAQTFCDILLGGLAPDGGLYLPDHYPQISAAELTAWRKLSYAELAYEVLRRFVTDIPPGDLLSIVKKTYTAQTYPYCRTGRRATDITPLTTLEPGLHLLELSNGPTLAFKDMAMQLLGNLFEYVLEKRGETINILGATSGDTGSAAEYAMRGKKGVRVFMLSPHGKMSAFQRAQMYSLQDANIFNIAVVGMFDDAQDIVKAVSNDAGFKARYKIGAVNSINWARIAAQVVYYFKGYFEATKSNDERVAFAVPSGNFGNICAGHIARMMGLPVERLVLATNENDVLDEFFKTGCYRPRATAETLVTSSPSMDISKASNFERFVFDLVGRDPAIVSRLWQAVDSGGSFDLAGTPHFQSLPGYAFVSGRSTHRDRIDTVRDAWQRYGVMIDTHTADGLKVAREYLQPAVPMIVLETAQAVKFSETIIEALGREPMRPADLEGIENLPQRVEVMAADVRAIKEYIARICG; from the coding sequence ATGCATTACATCAGTACCCGCGGCCACGCCGAAGCGCAAACCTTTTGTGACATCCTGCTCGGCGGCCTCGCCCCCGATGGCGGGCTTTACCTGCCCGATCACTACCCGCAGATCAGCGCCGCGGAATTGACCGCCTGGCGCAAACTGTCCTATGCCGAGCTTGCCTATGAGGTGTTGCGCCGCTTCGTCACCGATATTCCGCCCGGCGATTTGCTCTCCATCGTCAAAAAAACCTATACGGCACAGACCTATCCTTACTGCCGCACTGGCCGCCGTGCCACCGACATCACACCGCTGACCACGCTGGAACCCGGGCTGCACCTGCTCGAACTCTCGAACGGGCCGACCCTGGCGTTCAAGGACATGGCGATGCAGTTGCTCGGCAACCTGTTCGAATATGTGCTGGAAAAACGCGGCGAGACCATCAACATCCTCGGCGCCACCTCGGGCGACACCGGTTCGGCCGCCGAGTACGCGATGCGCGGCAAGAAGGGCGTGCGCGTGTTCATGCTGTCGCCGCACGGCAAGATGTCGGCTTTCCAGCGCGCGCAGATGTATTCGCTGCAGGACGCGAACATTTTCAATATTGCCGTGGTTGGCATGTTTGACGATGCGCAGGACATTGTCAAAGCGGTTTCCAACGACGCTGGCTTCAAGGCGCGCTACAAGATCGGCGCCGTCAATTCGATCAACTGGGCGCGCATCGCGGCGCAGGTCGTGTATTACTTCAAGGGTTATTTCGAGGCCACGAAGTCGAATGACGAGCGTGTTGCGTTCGCAGTCCCCTCTGGCAATTTTGGCAATATCTGCGCCGGGCACATCGCGCGCATGATGGGTCTGCCGGTTGAGCGCCTGGTGCTGGCGACCAATGAAAATGACGTCCTTGACGAGTTCTTCAAAACCGGCTGCTATCGCCCGCGTGCGACGGCTGAAACACTGGTGACGTCGAGTCCGTCAATGGACATTTCCAAGGCATCGAATTTCGAACGCTTCGTGTTCGACCTTGTGGGGCGTGACCCGGCAATAGTAAGCCGGCTATGGCAAGCGGTCGATTCCGGCGGTTCGTTCGATCTGGCGGGTACGCCGCATTTCCAGTCGTTGCCGGGGTATGCCTTTGTGTCGGGCCGCAGCACGCATCGCGACCGCATCGACACCGTCCGCGATGCCTGGCAGCGCTATGGCGTGATGATCGACACGCACACTGCCGATGGATTGAAAGTCGCACGCGAATACCTTCAGCCCGCCGTACCGATGATCGTGCTGGAGACTGCGCAGGCAGTCAAATTTTCGGAAACCATCATCGAGGCGCTCGGCCGCGAACCGATGAGGCCGGCTGATCTGGAGGGGATAGAGAACCTGCCGCAGCGGGTGGAAGTGATGGCGGCTGACGTCCGGGCGATCAAGGAATATATCGCCCGAATTTGCGGGTAA
- a CDS encoding DUF3106 domain-containing protein — protein MLQLIGELQHMSPDQRDETFRGFDEELARASAPELEQKRQWLKLQWAALSPEQRDLLHRQVLEHWQRMSPEQREQMRQAHSSLNQQRIEPSQNSAGRQEYCPPRLSPDQRLEFHHWMRIRGGGPPQ, from the coding sequence TTGCTGCAGTTGATCGGCGAGTTGCAGCATATGTCGCCGGATCAGCGCGATGAAACATTCCGTGGCTTCGATGAAGAACTGGCTCGGGCATCCGCGCCGGAGCTCGAGCAAAAGCGGCAATGGCTGAAGCTGCAGTGGGCGGCACTTTCTCCCGAGCAGCGCGATCTGTTGCACAGACAGGTGCTCGAACACTGGCAGCGCATGTCGCCCGAGCAGCGTGAACAAATGCGCCAGGCGCACTCCTCCCTGAATCAGCAAAGGATCGAACCGTCCCAGAACAGTGCTGGCCGGCAGGAATATTGTCCCCCGCGTCTCTCGCCGGATCAACGCCTGGAGTTTCATCATTGGATGCGCATACGCGGGGGTGGCCCGCCGCAGTGA
- a CDS encoding SapC family protein gives MPELLFYRRIVALDKDKHRQLRVGEIRKYDFAQQINSVPLTAVEFFETAREYPIVFAQANTAEHMPVALLGLRDKENLFVDRNGHWDARYIPAFVRRYPFAHAEGDEQLLTCIDEGHPAVGAADGQLLFASNGSPTPFLDKAIAFLRDYQAEAVRTRDFVKRLSELDLFTGVTARAELRCGGVYQLGGASVISETRYRALNKEVVEELFRKGWLALIDAHLLSLGNLGRLIDRLANSDKKKTG, from the coding sequence ATGCCTGAATTGCTGTTTTACCGCCGGATCGTAGCCCTCGACAAGGATAAACACCGGCAACTGCGCGTCGGCGAAATCCGCAAATACGATTTCGCGCAGCAGATCAATTCCGTTCCCCTCACCGCCGTTGAATTCTTCGAGACCGCGCGCGAATATCCCATCGTGTTTGCCCAGGCGAACACAGCGGAGCATATGCCCGTCGCCCTGCTCGGCCTGCGCGACAAAGAGAATCTGTTCGTCGATCGCAATGGCCACTGGGATGCCCGCTACATTCCTGCATTCGTGCGGCGTTATCCCTTTGCCCACGCCGAAGGCGACGAGCAGTTGCTGACCTGCATCGACGAAGGCCACCCTGCCGTCGGCGCCGCCGACGGGCAATTGCTGTTTGCCTCCAACGGCTCGCCGACGCCGTTTCTCGACAAGGCGATCGCCTTCTTGCGCGACTATCAGGCAGAAGCGGTGCGTACGCGCGATTTCGTAAAGCGACTGTCCGAACTCGATCTATTTACCGGCGTGACGGCACGCGCGGAACTGCGCTGTGGCGGCGTCTACCAGCTTGGGGGCGCATCCGTGATCAGCGAAACCAGATACCGCGCGCTCAATAAGGAAGTAGTCGAGGAATTGTTCCGCAAGGGCTGGCTGGCACTGATTGATGCCCACTTGCTGTCGCTTGGCAATTTGGGCAGATTGATTGACCGGCTGGCAAATAGCGACAAGAAAAAGACCGGCTGA
- a CDS encoding ABC transporter ATP-binding protein codes for MQDNIVEVSDVHFAFGDTKVLQGINLNIPRGKVVAILGASGCGKSTLLRMLGAQQRPDRGVVKVMGETISAMHGDALYTLRKKIGMMLQKGGLFSDMSVFDNIAFPMREHTDLPEELIHDLVLMKLHSVGLRGAHALMPGELSGGMARRVALARAIALDPDLLMYDEPFAGLDPISLNVIASLIRRLNDALGLTSIVVTYDVSESIKVVDYLYFISGGKVVAEGPTEEIKTSDDPFVRQFLDAKADGPVAFHYPGKPIAESLSIAATS; via the coding sequence ATGCAAGACAACATCGTAGAAGTCTCAGACGTCCATTTTGCCTTCGGTGACACCAAGGTTCTACAGGGTATCAACCTGAATATTCCGCGCGGCAAAGTGGTCGCCATTCTGGGCGCCAGCGGCTGCGGCAAATCGACCCTGTTGCGCATGCTTGGCGCGCAACAGCGTCCGGACCGGGGCGTGGTCAAAGTGATGGGCGAAACGATCAGCGCAATGCATGGCGATGCGCTTTACACGTTGCGCAAGAAGATCGGCATGATGCTGCAGAAGGGCGGCCTGTTCAGCGACATGTCGGTGTTCGACAATATCGCCTTCCCGATGCGCGAGCATACCGACCTGCCCGAGGAACTGATCCACGATCTGGTGTTGATGAAACTGCACTCGGTTGGTCTGCGCGGCGCCCATGCCCTGATGCCGGGAGAGCTCTCCGGCGGCATGGCGCGCCGCGTCGCGCTGGCGCGCGCCATTGCCCTCGATCCTGATCTGCTGATGTACGACGAACCGTTCGCCGGCCTCGACCCGATTTCGCTCAATGTGATCGCATCATTGATTCGCCGTCTCAACGATGCGCTGGGCCTGACCTCGATCGTCGTGACTTACGACGTGAGCGAGTCGATCAAGGTGGTCGATTACCTGTATTTCATATCAGGAGGCAAGGTCGTCGCCGAGGGGCCAACCGAGGAAATCAAGACGTCCGACGATCCCTTCGTGCGCCAGTTCCTCGACGCCAAGGCGGACGGCCCAGTGGCCTTTCACTATCCCGGCAAGCCGATTGCCGAAAGTCTGAGCATCGCCGCAACCAGTTGA
- the ompR gene encoding two-component system response regulator OmpR: protein MKEDQMDKILIVDDDLRLRQLLERYLHDQGFGARAVEGAEAMDRVMAREHYDLLVLDLMMPGEDGLAICRRLRGAKSDIPIIMLTAKGDDVDRIAGLELGADDYLPKPFNPRELVARIHAVLRRRVASIPGAPAEVPELVSFGECVVDLGMRTLSRNGVEHALTTGEFALLKALVTRPRQPLSRDHLSEMARGREYEVFDRAIDVQVSRLRKLVETDPAKPRHIQTVRGFGYVFVPSDEAVE, encoded by the coding sequence ATGAAAGAAGATCAGATGGACAAGATACTCATCGTCGATGACGATTTGCGTTTGCGCCAACTGCTGGAGCGTTATCTGCACGATCAGGGCTTCGGCGCCCGTGCCGTCGAGGGTGCGGAGGCAATGGATCGCGTCATGGCGCGAGAGCATTATGATCTGCTGGTACTCGACCTGATGATGCCGGGCGAAGATGGCCTGGCGATCTGCCGACGCTTGCGCGGCGCCAAGTCGGATATTCCCATCATCATGTTGACGGCCAAGGGCGACGATGTTGATCGTATCGCGGGACTGGAACTCGGCGCCGACGACTACCTGCCCAAACCCTTCAACCCGCGCGAGTTGGTGGCGCGCATCCATGCTGTGTTGCGCAGACGCGTAGCATCAATCCCCGGCGCCCCGGCGGAAGTCCCTGAGCTGGTCAGCTTCGGCGAGTGCGTGGTAGATCTCGGCATGCGCACACTGAGTCGCAACGGCGTCGAACATGCGCTGACCACGGGCGAATTTGCCTTGTTGAAAGCGCTGGTGACGCGGCCACGCCAACCCTTGAGCCGCGATCACCTTTCCGAGATGGCCCGCGGCCGCGAATATGAAGTGTTCGACCGCGCCATCGACGTGCAAGTGTCGCGCCTGCGCAAGTTGGTCGAAACCGATCCCGCCAAACCGCGCCATATCCAGACCGTGCGCGGCTTCGGCTACGTCTTCGTGCCGAGCGACGAAGCGGTGGAATGA
- a CDS encoding MFS transporter: protein MQRKVALAACFGSFLEWYDFLTFASLATVFGELFFPGDDPTVRLLQSLATFGVGMVVRPLGAALFGSLGDRYGRRIVFIATIVLMGVATFAVGLLPVHADVGFVAPLLLVCLRLLQGLAMGGEIGGAIVYLTEHAPLERRGTTTSVLQLMGPLGVMTSTFQIVLLQRWLSESEFLSWGWRVPFLLSALLLAVSMKSRMALHESPVFKSLSDNRQVAKTPLRDCLADPLTRKRMVLLFFCISSGGSLLFFSSQVYAPVFLKTVAGMNSTLVGELTIAATLLLFPFTILAGWLSDRIGRRPVLLAGLLLGAAGVMPVYWGLMNFGGAQVDSLAVVGLLLVLVTAVALITGPQTAFLAELFPARTRYSAVGLPHNLAAGWIGGMSPFMVTLIAKQTDSPLAGLLYPTLLLVVAFTVGWFFLPETRGKNLND, encoded by the coding sequence GTGCAGCGCAAAGTAGCGTTGGCTGCCTGCTTCGGCAGCTTTCTCGAGTGGTATGACTTCCTCACTTTCGCCTCGCTGGCGACGGTGTTTGGCGAGCTGTTCTTTCCCGGCGACGATCCGACCGTGCGCCTGCTGCAAAGCCTCGCCACCTTTGGTGTTGGCATGGTGGTGCGGCCGCTGGGCGCTGCCTTGTTCGGTTCGCTTGGCGATCGCTATGGACGGCGCATCGTCTTCATCGCCACCATCGTCTTGATGGGCGTGGCGACCTTCGCCGTCGGACTGTTGCCAGTGCATGCCGATGTGGGGTTTGTCGCACCGCTGCTGCTGGTATGCCTGCGCCTGTTGCAAGGGCTGGCGATGGGTGGCGAAATCGGCGGCGCCATCGTCTACCTCACCGAGCATGCGCCGCTGGAACGGCGCGGTACGACCACCAGCGTGCTGCAATTGATGGGGCCGCTCGGGGTAATGACATCGACCTTTCAGATCGTGCTCTTGCAACGCTGGCTCAGTGAGAGTGAATTCCTCTCATGGGGCTGGCGCGTGCCATTCCTGCTCTCGGCCCTGTTGCTGGCGGTTTCAATGAAAAGTCGCATGGCCCTGCATGAATCGCCGGTGTTCAAGAGCCTGAGCGACAACCGCCAGGTAGCGAAGACGCCGCTGCGCGACTGTCTGGCCGACCCGCTCACGCGCAAACGCATGGTGTTGCTGTTCTTCTGCATTTCCTCGGGCGGCTCGCTGCTGTTCTTCTCGTCGCAGGTCTATGCGCCGGTGTTTCTCAAGACCGTGGCAGGCATGAACAGCACACTGGTCGGCGAGTTGACCATCGCGGCGACATTGCTGCTGTTTCCGTTCACGATCCTGGCCGGCTGGCTCTCGGACCGCATTGGTCGGCGGCCGGTATTGTTGGCCGGATTACTGCTAGGTGCGGCAGGCGTAATGCCGGTGTATTGGGGGCTGATGAACTTCGGCGGCGCACAGGTCGATAGCCTCGCGGTTGTTGGCCTGCTGTTGGTACTGGTGACTGCGGTGGCATTGATCACGGGGCCGCAGACCGCATTCCTCGCTGAACTTTTTCCGGCGCGCACGCGCTACTCAGCAGTGGGCCTGCCGCACAACCTCGCCGCCGGCTGGATCGGCGGCATGTCGCCTTTCATGGTGACCTTGATCGCAAAGCAGACCGACAGCCCGTTGGCGGGATTGCTCTATCCCACGCTGCTGCTGGTCGTGGCTTTCACCGTGGGCTGGTTCTTCCTGCCCGAAACTCGCGGCAAAAACCTCAACGATTAA